A stretch of the Rosa rugosa chromosome 5, drRosRugo1.1, whole genome shotgun sequence genome encodes the following:
- the LOC133710383 gene encoding uncharacterized protein LOC133710383: protein MEIAPTTCYENLKRYWRRRRYQRLNGDKKKKMRVVRLGGGPNGSTSPTRRSWKIRTAAKLRLIKFVSPIKLLAKLHGAYVDMMVRTAGNVGGARRIAGGSKKVAKAQDQLSVAASEEAVDTRLVLEIYKRLAASRQLADAY from the coding sequence ATGGAGATTGCTCCGACTACGTGCTACGAAAACTTGAAGAGGTACTGGAGGAGGAGAAGGTACCAGAGACTGAATGgtgacaagaagaagaagatgagggtCGTAAGGCTCGGTGGTGGACCTAATGGGAGCACTAGTCCTACTCGGCGGTCTTGGAAGATCAGAACCGCAGCAAAGCTTAGACTGATCAAGTTTGTTTCGCCGATAAAGCTGTTGGCCAAGCTCCACGGTGCTTATGTTGACATGATGGTTCGGACGGCAGGCAACGTTGGCGGCGCTAGGAGGATTGCAGGAGGATCAAAGAAGGTGGCAAAAGCGCAAGATCAGCTTTCGGTGGCGGCTTCCGAGGAAGCTGTTGACACCAGATTGGTTTTGGAGATTTACAAGAGACTGGCTGCTTCTCGCCAATTAGCAGATGCCTACTGA